The following proteins come from a genomic window of Diorhabda sublineata isolate icDioSubl1.1 chromosome 7, icDioSubl1.1, whole genome shotgun sequence:
- the LOC130446883 gene encoding UPF0602 protein C4orf47-like, with amino-acid sequence MPKPTGPDQELGAKFGRPDLERVGLFSEMSYLHGAKYAWQKPIYLKGANMIGECSKIKAGKADCYFEKEFKRIFTGESIKGRGRKPPPMKFKNISESPFMPTGETKKHSTPGDYYGTFNTFEHFSPVTRKTGPYKHQSRNFVTSPGKKGGFGYNNICINPYPAHSADKYAAKPKYKEFGKILNGPMVSSHYPSAYFDKNPYPDPPNIKPGKVYVKPKEKAFPVIPPGNIIPTGPGKLLGGCKCGGFDKFPEYKSNKYFTIWDLDKPKKHVGGVWLPQPTVQRSLYTCSVSFD; translated from the exons ATGCCAAAACCAACAGGTCCAGACCAAGAATTGGGCGCTAAATTCGGTAGACCCGATTTAGAACGTGTTGGACTGTTTTCGGAAATGTCGTATTTGCATGGAGCGAAATATGCATGGCAAAAACCCATTTATTTAAAAGGGGCCAATATGATAGGGGAATGTTCTAAAATTAAAGCTGGAAAAGCAGATTGCTATTTTGAGAAAGAATTCAAAAGGATATTCACAGGGGAGTCAATAAAAGGGAGAGGAAGGAAACCACCACcgatgaaatttaaaaatatttcagaaagtCCTTTCATGCCTACAGGGGAAACTAAAAAACATTCCACACCCGGAGATTATTATGGAACTTTCAATACTTTTGAACATTTCAG TCCGGTAACTAGAAAAACAGGACCGTATAAACATCAATCAAGAAATTTCGTAACAAGTCCTGGTAAAAAAGGAGGCTTCGGTTACAATAATATCTGTATTAATCCTTATCCCGCACATTCGGCAGATAAGTACGCGGCGAAACCAAAATATAAAGAATTCGGAAAG ATATTAAACGGACCAATGGTTTCATCCCATTATCCATCTGCCTATTTCGATAAAAATCCTTATCCTGATCCCCCAAACATTAAACCCGGTAAAGTGTATGTCAAACCTAAAGAAAAAGCGTTTCCAGTTATACCACCTGGTAATATAATTCCTACTGGACCTGGAAAACTCCTCGGCGGTTGCAAATGCGGTGGATTCGATAAATTCCCGGAATACAAATCGAACAAATACTTCACCATTTGGGATTTGGATAAGCCTAAGAAACATGTAGGAGGTGTTTGGCTTCCTCAGCCCACTGTTCAGAGAAGTCTATACACATGTTCG gtctcttttgactGA